GCAATGCAAAAAACCTTGCTTGCCCTTTTCAAAAAACACACACCAAATAACTTAGAATCTGTTTTGGAGCTTGGTTGTGGTAATGGGGATTTTAGCAAGAAAATTATGGAATCGTTTTTGTGTAAAGATTATTACGCGCTAGATTTGGTAGATTTTTCTAGTGATTTTGTGGATTCTAACATTTGCTTTTTACAAGGGGATTTTGAACATTTGGATTCCATTTTACCAAACTTAAATTTTAACTGCATACTCTCTAATGCGGCACTGCAATGGAGCAATCAGCGCGCCTTACTTCCACAATTAAGCCAAAGATTAAAGCCAAATGGAATCTTATTATTTAGCACCTTTGGAACAAATAACTTCAAAGAGCTAAAAGAGTTGTTTTGTTTGAGTCTTGATTATTTAAATTTACAAGATTATCCCAAGCTTTTAGAAAATTGTGAAATTTTAGATTCCTTTGAATCCACACAAACTTTACACTTTGATAGCTCTTTAAATGTCTTTAAACACTTTCAAAACACAGGCGTTAATGCGCTAAAGCAGAATTTCACACTCACAAAAGCACATTTAAAAGCATATGAAACAAGATTCCAAAA
The Helicobacter winghamensis ATCC BAA-430 DNA segment above includes these coding regions:
- a CDS encoding methyltransferase domain-containing protein gives rise to the protein MIHKDCIQKRFQTSKATYKQSAKIQNAMQKTLLALFKKHTPNNLESVLELGCGNGDFSKKIMESFLCKDYYALDLVDFSSDFVDSNICFLQGDFEHLDSILPNLNFNCILSNAALQWSNQRALLPQLSQRLKPNGILLFSTFGTNNFKELKELFCLSLDYLNLQDYPKLLENCEILDSFESTQTLHFDSSLNVFKHFQNTGVNALKQNFTLTKAHLKAYETRFQNTLTYHILFICAKLTRTKLTDKS